In one window of Halanaerobiaceae bacterium ANBcell28 DNA:
- a CDS encoding RHS repeat-associated core domain-containing protein has translation MFIKKKVFLMFFLLSFFILIQGVYGFDFLVQACNHHDYECNHESDLHIHYNDNHECDHHYEIQDCCHNYCKQDFEECFNFEEDCCNSLDCCDYNCENIEENYNALIFISSDDNSENGCNPHDWQRVSGSTEYGNNDLFHWESWDVECSNCGKKNAMQGTHYKHVCPEADISREYNSLYHWDQQNFKECTTYYCDHTIDPKIIEDTKKPHSPVAIPGTGSPQTGNHGYQVSCRVETECSGCDYTGTPSTYKYHSPGTKCAYCGVTLEVPEDEISDLQEDFEQLYEENLKRELGEYLEWIEENKEDLSGVVGDPVQYTTGNYVSRSIDLSLNNSIIDIEIIRNYSNANQRSFSFGQGWNFNYDTRIIMGISRNYEERKEEFTRIADEISDLYNMAKEVDENTNYDLDIDFIEQSYEEALNSANNAMKEAEFSSVFEERNKYSLDNNIESQRDKTGVGKLIFINEKGVPQTYRIIEEPDYDSEIFLADGNKNYFPNGSKTEADDPQADELEILKDGSYKLTRKDQTVYYYSYLGKLEKIQDTNGNYLIFEYNLSQELQKIVSSNGLEVKIEVSAGKIRKITDPIGRTHSYNYSGNRLTSYTDPEGNTRRYKYNKYGLSELIYPDGSGWEYFYTEVDGRTVMDYQIDSSGAVMAYEYDFESQETTFINRNGNKTIYRYNDNHLTVEEIDAEYNRIYRTYDDNNNLVTEANKRGYIKHFTYDANNNLTSITDPVGTSSFTYNQFNKISSNTDKSGYTTNYIYDHKGNLTAIQYPDGSSKSFVYNEIGLLIAEIDQRGNRIEFKYDQYGNLEEKIYPDGSIERYEYDKIGRLLKTIKPNEAEIKYTYDNNDNLIEIVDELGNEELFKYDSRNNIIERIDANGNITSYEYDERNNLSKIIDPAGNEEEIFYDEAENMKKKILAKNVSYIYEYDPLNRLISTVQVESDIETRYQYDSTDNLIALTDGEGRTTKYEYDLINRKIKEIDPLNNSVRYNYNENDLLKSIIDKEGNITHFKYDSMGRTTEIIDALNQRVRYEYDAAGNKIKQIDARGNAKEFEYDSRNRLIKEIDAQGNEIKYQYDEVGNLISNTDSEGNVTNYEYDIKGRLIREKNSLGDSKYYQYDPVGNLISQTNEAGITTQYRYDELNRLVEIEDVLGNITQIGYNQLDSIAWQEDALGNRVEFVYDSANRLIKEIDAAGNSIEFTYDKAGNLIEVKDEMGYITKYNYDELNRMIEEIDALNNSVSYTYDANGNLIEMTNRNGNNYQYEYDALGRLVKEINYLGDEQNFRYDPNNNLIEQIDYNSNKTNYNYDELNRLLQVVFADGNNNEFSYDSRGLMTTAVNDNSQQKYHYDQLARLIKVEVENENDQYTVEYQYNELGQRTKVSLDDGGILKERVTEYFYDEASRLKELAFADGKVVKYRYDELNRVINQINSNNTGSEYSYTPNGQLETISHFTGLNNYNSNVIESYGYIYNQRNQRIMEVEGSGEVTTYKYDPVGKLTKVYYLFSGAKKESNRHERAYYGLETNLDYTDEYYRKSTNPDQYISDKIYQLRSEVENLHRDIRESGKSLDLYSNGYYIEEYNYDPAGNMIQEVNAWGSIDYQYNEANQLIQAGNREFHYDANGNLLREGYDGNYAEYQYNYENRLTKVSNLSNNHKLFAGEHPFTGTIEYSYDALNRRISKELTPGDGGRIEISGYYYDGRSHNELAEYQDEVWNIQEYRKGKKDSPTNIPGGQIKYFNEYYYGNGLAAYNTIKDPNPWHMNSELYFYHKDGLGSMRVVSDNYGNVSENYSYSVYGNPYEGRFRTTQNNNPYGFTGQRFEAETWMYSFAYRTYNPVSKRWMTPDPIRDGMNWYQYVSCDPVNFWDPYGLWWERPLEILDGVLQVAGGGVQFIGGMGIVGGSGVAKAGTLGASTPITLWTGVAGAGLAYHGVGNVQEGLGKLRGIEDPSNITRDGYETAGGAIGGVFGKEEEGSFVGRHLYSAVDIGLNIKGSKGKYAELQSIRQKNAPFPHIKPSINAGEWYLELQPRRVLNQISTTGHKMGLASDVLGYGIKGYEWSSSFIKPEIIDYMKGDYIKSEG, from the coding sequence ATGTTTATTAAAAAAAAGGTATTCTTAATGTTTTTTTTATTATCGTTTTTTATACTTATTCAAGGGGTATATGGATTTGATTTTCTTGTACAAGCTTGTAATCATCATGATTATGAATGCAATCATGAAAGTGATTTACATATCCATTATAATGATAATCATGAGTGTGATCATCATTATGAAATACAAGACTGCTGCCATAATTATTGTAAGCAAGATTTTGAAGAATGTTTTAATTTCGAAGAGGACTGTTGTAATTCATTAGATTGTTGTGACTACAATTGTGAAAATATAGAGGAGAACTACAATGCCTTAATATTTATTAGCTCGGATGATAATTCCGAGAATGGTTGTAATCCACATGATTGGCAAAGAGTAAGTGGAAGTACAGAATATGGCAATAATGATTTATTTCATTGGGAATCATGGGATGTGGAATGTTCTAATTGTGGTAAAAAAAATGCAATGCAAGGCACTCACTATAAACATGTCTGTCCTGAAGCAGATATATCAAGAGAATATAACAGTTTGTATCATTGGGATCAGCAAAATTTTAAAGAATGTACTACATATTATTGTGATCATACAATAGATCCCAAAATTATTGAAGATACAAAAAAGCCGCATTCACCAGTAGCAATCCCTGGGACAGGAAGCCCTCAGACAGGTAATCATGGCTATCAGGTTAGTTGTCGAGTTGAAACTGAATGTTCAGGATGTGACTATACAGGAACTCCTTCTACATATAAATATCATAGTCCTGGAACAAAATGTGCTTATTGTGGAGTAACCCTGGAAGTTCCAGAAGATGAAATAAGTGACTTACAAGAAGATTTTGAGCAGCTTTATGAGGAAAATTTAAAAAGAGAATTAGGAGAGTATCTTGAGTGGATTGAGGAAAATAAGGAAGATCTTAGTGGAGTAGTTGGTGATCCTGTACAATATACTACAGGGAATTATGTAAGTAGAAGTATTGATCTTAGTTTGAATAATTCTATAATTGATATAGAGATTATTAGAAATTATAGTAATGCAAATCAAAGAAGCTTTTCTTTTGGACAGGGTTGGAATTTCAATTATGATACTCGTATTATAATGGGTATAAGTAGAAATTATGAAGAAAGAAAAGAAGAATTTACTAGAATTGCTGATGAGATAAGTGATTTGTATAATATGGCAAAAGAAGTAGATGAAAATACTAATTATGATTTAGACATAGATTTTATAGAACAGTCATATGAAGAAGCGTTGAACTCAGCAAATAATGCGATGAAAGAAGCTGAATTTTCTTCTGTATTTGAAGAAAGAAATAAATATTCTCTTGATAATAATATAGAATCACAAAGAGATAAAACAGGAGTTGGAAAATTAATATTTATTAATGAAAAGGGAGTTCCTCAAACTTATAGAATTATAGAAGAACCTGATTATGATTCTGAAATATTTTTAGCTGATGGCAATAAGAATTATTTCCCTAATGGTAGTAAAACGGAAGCTGATGACCCTCAAGCAGATGAACTGGAAATTTTAAAGGACGGGTCATATAAATTGACCAGAAAAGATCAAACAGTTTATTATTACTCTTATTTAGGTAAATTAGAAAAAATACAGGATACAAACGGTAATTATCTAATATTTGAATATAATTTAAGTCAAGAATTACAAAAGATAGTTTCAAGCAATGGTCTGGAAGTAAAGATAGAAGTCAGTGCTGGTAAAATAAGAAAGATAACTGATCCTATTGGAAGAACACATAGCTACAATTACTCAGGAAATAGATTGACCAGTTATACAGATCCTGAAGGAAATACTAGACGCTATAAATATAATAAATATGGATTAAGTGAATTAATATATCCAGATGGCTCAGGATGGGAATATTTCTATACTGAAGTAGATGGTAGAACAGTTATGGATTATCAAATTGATTCAAGTGGGGCTGTGATGGCATATGAATATGATTTTGAATCTCAAGAGACTACTTTTATAAATCGTAATGGTAATAAAACAATCTATAGATATAATGATAATCATCTAACGGTAGAAGAAATAGATGCAGAGTATAATAGAATTTATAGGACATATGATGATAATAATAATTTAGTAACTGAAGCTAATAAACGTGGCTATATAAAACATTTTACTTATGATGCCAATAACAATCTTACAAGCATTACTGATCCTGTAGGAACGAGTAGTTTTACTTATAATCAATTTAATAAAATAAGTTCAAATACTGATAAAAGTGGTTATACTACGAATTATATATATGATCATAAAGGGAACCTAACTGCTATTCAATATCCTGATGGTTCAAGTAAATCTTTTGTATATAATGAAATAGGTCTATTAATAGCAGAAATAGATCAGAGAGGAAATAGGATAGAATTTAAATATGACCAATATGGAAATTTAGAAGAAAAAATATATCCTGATGGAAGTATTGAAAGATATGAATATGATAAAATAGGAAGATTGCTTAAAACCATTAAGCCTAATGAAGCTGAAATAAAATATACTTATGATAATAATGACAATTTGATTGAAATTGTTGATGAATTAGGAAATGAAGAACTGTTTAAATATGATTCTAGAAATAATATAATTGAAAGAATAGACGCTAATGGAAATATCACTAGCTATGAATATGATGAAAGAAACAATCTTAGTAAAATAATAGATCCAGCTGGAAATGAAGAAGAAATATTCTATGACGAAGCAGAAAATATGAAAAAGAAAATATTAGCTAAAAATGTTAGTTATATATATGAATATGATCCATTGAATAGATTGATATCAACAGTACAGGTAGAATCTGATATTGAAACAAGATATCAATATGATTCTACTGATAATCTTATAGCCCTTACTGATGGGGAAGGAAGAACTACAAAATATGAATATGATCTAATAAATCGCAAAATAAAAGAAATAGATCCTTTAAATAATAGCGTGAGATATAATTATAATGAAAATGATTTATTAAAATCCATAATAGATAAAGAAGGAAATATTACTCATTTTAAATATGATAGTATGGGGAGAACCACTGAAATTATAGACGCCCTTAATCAAAGGGTTAGATATGAGTATGATGCTGCAGGAAATAAGATTAAACAAATAGATGCCAGAGGCAATGCCAAAGAATTTGAGTATGATTCCAGAAATAGACTTATCAAAGAAATTGATGCACAGGGTAATGAAATAAAATATCAATATGATGAAGTAGGTAATTTAATTTCAAATACTGACAGTGAAGGAAATGTTACAAATTATGAATATGATATAAAAGGACGACTGATTAGAGAAAAAAATTCTCTAGGAGATAGTAAATATTATCAATATGACCCTGTAGGAAATCTTATTAGCCAAACCAATGAAGCCGGTATTACAACTCAATATAGATATGATGAATTAAATAGGCTTGTTGAAATAGAAGATGTACTAGGTAATATTACTCAAATAGGCTATAATCAATTAGACAGTATAGCCTGGCAGGAAGATGCTCTTGGAAACAGGGTGGAATTCGTTTATGATTCTGCTAATAGATTAATCAAGGAAATAGATGCTGCAGGAAATAGCATAGAATTTACTTATGATAAAGCAGGAAATTTAATAGAAGTAAAAGATGAGATGGGCTATATAACAAAGTATAATTATGATGAACTTAATAGAATGATAGAAGAAATAGATGCTTTGAATAATAGTGTTAGTTATACTTATGATGCCAACGGGAATCTAATTGAAATGACTAATCGAAACGGCAACAACTATCAATATGAATATGATGCTTTAGGTAGATTAGTAAAGGAAATTAACTATTTGGGAGATGAACAAAACTTTAGATATGACCCTAATAATAATTTGATTGAACAAATAGACTATAATTCAAATAAAACAAACTATAATTATGATGAATTAAACAGACTATTGCAAGTAGTTTTTGCAGATGGTAATAATAATGAATTTAGCTATGATAGCAGAGGGCTTATGACTACTGCAGTCAATGATAATTCACAGCAGAAATATCATTATGATCAATTAGCCAGACTTATAAAAGTTGAAGTAGAAAATGAAAATGATCAATATACAGTAGAATATCAATATAATGAATTAGGTCAAAGAACTAAAGTAAGCTTAGATGATGGTGGAATTTTGAAAGAGAGGGTAACAGAATATTTCTATGATGAAGCCAGTCGATTAAAAGAACTTGCTTTTGCAGATGGAAAAGTGGTAAAATATAGGTATGATGAATTAAATAGAGTAATTAATCAGATAAATAGTAATAATACAGGAAGCGAATATTCGTATACCCCTAATGGGCAACTGGAAACTATTAGTCATTTTACTGGTTTGAATAACTATAACAGTAATGTGATAGAATCATATGGTTACATCTATAATCAGCGTAATCAAAGAATTATGGAAGTAGAGGGAAGTGGAGAAGTCACTACTTATAAATATGACCCAGTAGGTAAACTAACAAAAGTATATTATCTATTTTCAGGAGCTAAAAAAGAATCAAACCGTCATGAAAGAGCATATTATGGCTTGGAAACAAATCTAGACTATACTGACGAATATTACAGGAAAAGTACTAATCCAGATCAGTATATTTCAGATAAGATTTATCAACTAAGATCAGAAGTAGAGAACTTGCATAGAGATATTAGAGAAAGTGGCAAGTCTTTAGATTTATACAGTAACGGATATTATATTGAAGAATACAACTATGACCCTGCTGGTAATATGATACAGGAAGTAAACGCCTGGGGAAGTATTGACTATCAATACAATGAAGCTAATCAGCTTATACAGGCAGGTAATAGGGAATTCCATTATGATGCTAATGGTAATCTGCTAAGAGAAGGATATGATGGTAATTATGCCGAATATCAATATAACTATGAAAATAGACTTACAAAAGTCAGTAATCTAAGTAACAATCATAAGCTTTTTGCAGGAGAGCATCCATTTACAGGAACAATAGAATATTCCTATGATGCTTTAAATAGAAGGATTAGTAAAGAGTTAACTCCTGGTGATGGTGGCAGGATAGAAATAAGTGGCTATTACTATGATGGTCGATCACATAATGAGCTGGCAGAATATCAGGATGAAGTCTGGAATATTCAGGAGTATAGAAAAGGTAAAAAAGATAGTCCTACTAATATTCCTGGAGGACAGATCAAATATTTCAATGAATATTATTATGGAAATGGATTAGCAGCCTATAACACTATCAAAGATCCTAATCCATGGCATATGAATTCTGAACTATATTTCTATCATAAAGATGGACTTGGTTCAATGAGAGTAGTTTCAGATAATTATGGAAATGTATCAGAAAATTATAGCTATAGTGTTTATGGTAATCCATATGAAGGTCGTTTTAGAACTACTCAGAATAATAACCCTTATGGATTTACAGGACAAAGATTTGAGGCAGAAACCTGGATGTACTCTTTTGCTTATCGGACATATAACCCGGTGAGCAAGAGATGGATGACTCCTGATCCTATTCGTGATGGAATGAACTGGTATCAGTATGTGAGTTGCGATCCGGTTAATTTTTGGGATCCTTATGGATTATGGTGGGAAAGACCTTTAGAAATATTAGACGGAGTTCTTCAAGTTGCTGGGGGAGGCGTTCAATTCATAGGTGGCATGGGGATAGTTGGTGGTTCTGGTGTAGCTAAAGCTGGTACATTAGGAGCTTCAACACCTATAACTCTATGGACAGGAGTAGCCGGAGCAGGTTTAGCATATCATGGTGTAGGAAATGTACAAGAGGGATTGGGAAAATTAAGAGGGATTGAAGACCCTTCAAATATTACAAGGGATGGATATGAGACAGCTGGTGGAGCTATTGGAGGGGTATTTGGCAAAGAAGAAGAAGGTAGTTTTGTAGGAAGACATTTATATTCAGCAGTTGATATAGGTTTAAATATAAAAGGGTCTAAAGGTAAGTATGCAGAACTTCAATCTATAAGACAAAAAAATGCCCCATTTCCACATATTAAACCGTCTATAAATGCTGGAGAATGGTATCTAGAACTACAACCTAGGAGAGTATTAAATCAAATTTCTACAACAGGACATAAAATGGGATTGGCTAGCGATGTTCTGGGATATGGAATTAAAGGGTATGAATGGTCTTCAAGTTTCATTAAACCAGAAATTATTGATTATATGAAAGGTGATTATATTAAATCTGAGGGATAA
- a CDS encoding RHS repeat-associated core domain-containing protein has protein sequence MHRDIRKSGNALDLYSNYYIEEYNYSAYNTIKDPNPWHMNSELYFYHKDGLGSMRVVSDNYGNVSESYSYNVYGNPYEGRFRTTQNNNPFGFTGQRFEAEIWMHSFAYRTYNPVSKRWMTPDPIRDGMNWYQYCFSDPVNLWDPLGLKTWVVHGTWSDPDTFSDEFIEDLEKALDDDATKFQWTGGNTDEARREAAERLAEEIISYHVENKDEHIGIVGHSHGGNVGILAANELDKHDIEVDNLITIATPVREYQLEGDNVNNHNHIYNTWDDTQVSGGKFRLPLIGEVGPVGREFEGANNIAYNKYPWSLNPLRHFTNAHSVMHTDKEAWQTWMSQMETGNIDFDEAMNYIYIAIIILMNDYSYMIF, from the coding sequence TTGCATAGAGATATTAGAAAAAGCGGAAATGCTTTAGATTTGTACAGTAATTATTATATTGAAGAATACAACTATTCAGCCTATAATACTATTAAAGACCCTAATCCATGGCATATGAATTCTGAACTATATTTCTATCATAAAGATGGACTTGGTTCAATGAGAGTAGTTTCAGATAATTATGGAAATGTATCCGAAAGTTATAGTTATAATGTTTATGGTAATCCATATGAAGGACGTTTTAGAACTACTCAGAATAATAACCCTTTTGGATTTACAGGACAGAGATTTGAAGCAGAAATCTGGATGCATTCTTTTGCATATAGGACATATAACCCGGTGAGTAAGAGATGGATGACTCCTGATCCTATCCGTGATGGTATGAACTGGTATCAGTATTGTTTTAGTGATCCTGTTAATCTTTGGGATCCTTTGGGGTTGAAGACCTGGGTTGTACATGGAACCTGGAGTGATCCAGACACATTTTCCGATGAATTTATTGAAGATCTTGAAAAGGCACTAGATGATGATGCAACTAAGTTTCAATGGACTGGAGGAAATACAGATGAGGCTAGACGCGAAGCCGCTGAAAGATTAGCAGAAGAAATAATTTCTTACCATGTAGAAAATAAAGATGAACATATTGGTATTGTTGGTCATAGTCATGGTGGAAATGTAGGTATATTAGCGGCTAATGAGCTTGATAAGCATGACATTGAGGTAGATAATTTAATAACTATAGCTACTCCTGTAAGAGAGTATCAACTAGAAGGTGATAATGTAAATAATCATAATCATATATATAATACATGGGATGATACTCAAGTTAGTGGAGGCAAATTTCGTTTACCATTAATAGGTGAAGTTGGTCCAGTAGGTAGGGAATTTGAAGGAGCAAATAATATAGCATATAATAAGTATCCTTGGTCATTGAATCCTTTAAGGCACTTTACGAATGCTCATAGTGTAATGCATACAGATAAAGAGGCATGGCAAACATGGATGTCACAAATGGAAACAGGAAATATAGATTTTGATGAAGCTATGAATTATATATATATA